Part of the Juglans regia cultivar Chandler chromosome 14, Walnut 2.0, whole genome shotgun sequence genome, TCCTCCTGCAACTGAAGCCCTTGGGTTATTCAAACTGCATCCATCCGTGTTTAGCTTGAGTTTTCCTTGTTGTGGCTTCATCCATCTAATCAattggatttgtttttgtttcacaGGGACAACTAAAATATTTAGTGCCTGCAACGTCTCTTGATCCCCAATTGCAAGTTTCCAAAATTTTGAAGACTCTTTCATTATTCTTCTTAGCCAGAACCAGACTGCATGCCAAACTTCTTCTTGCGTTTCTGCGTGACCTTCCATGCGTAACCTGCATCTCCTTAGCCAAAGTTTCCATGTTATAATAGTTGGAAGAGCTCCCAAAATTACCCCCATTTGGGAAGACCTAGATGCATGCCTAAACCACAActtcatattttctttccatgtgGTGTATTCCAGGAATGGGACACCGAATGCTTGTGCACATTTTCTCCATATCTGTTGGGTGAAATCTCCATCATAGAAGACATGGTTAATATCCTCATATCCTCCTCTAGTGCAACAATCGCACTTAGAGACCACTGTAATCCCAATCCTCCTAAGTCTGTTGTCCATGCTAATGCTATTGTTCCATGCTTTCCAGACCATAATTGACATCTTTTTTGGTAAGAACTCATGCCACACTCATGCCAACCATGGGGACTCAGGAGCCTTTACTCACAGGCAGTCCCATGCGTTCCTAATCGTGAATTGCCCATCTATGGCAGGGGTCCATATTAGCAAGTCCTTCCCCTCTCAAGGGTTCCCAAGTTCTTCAATGATGGCCTCTGTTTTTTCCACTCCCACCAACCTCTCCAGGAGGTAAATGTCTCGCTTGTTATTCAGTTTGCAATCACATATCTTTACTTGGGATATTCCAAGATCAGTAAAGAGTCTGCTAAAGGACCATCTCCAGCCCATGAATCGAGCCAAAATGAGACTTTGCCTTCACGCACTTTCCATTTTGCTTGCTCCAACACCTTCGGAATTTGCCTCAttaccattctccaaaatcgagtTCCTTTTGTTCTGTCAAAAAGAGATATactataaatcactatagtattagttatactaaataattatatatgcaaaataGTTAGGATTTGAATATTGCCCGTGTGAGTTACTTGAGCCGTGGCCCCTGTGGGTAAAGTAAGAAACTGAGAGTAAGAGGTTATGTGGGTAGCATGTGGTAGAAATTTCATAGAAGCTACATGTGCCGAAGCACCCGTGTCAGTGGGGAGGCCAGGAATTACACTTGCAGTGGAAGGAGAAGATGCCCAAGATACTGCGTTGGCAGTGGCAGCAGCAGGCTTCTGTTTAGGCTTGGAAGTGTTCCAATGGGCTAGGTATCCAATAATCTCATAGCAGCTCTCAACCGGGTGACCTTCTTTGCCACAGTTGGAGCATTTCTTGCCATTTCGTGCTCTGTTGTGGACTTGATTGAAAGGGTGAGAAACAGCCGTGGCTGTATTGTCAGGTGTGGGTAAGAGAGGTAGATAAAGGTGGCGCTGTATCTCCTCTTGATGAACAGTAGCATATGCTTTGGCAATGGTGGTAGTGGATCCATAGCTAAAATTTGGCTCCTGATATTGTTGAAGGAATCATTAAGGCTCATGAGAAATTGGAATAAATGTTCTATGTTTTCCTTTGCTGAAGCATTTTCTCGAGCACTGCATGTGCAAGAAGTGGGTTCCTGTAAATTGTGCAATTCATCCCAGAGCCCCTTGATGGTGTTGTAGTAGGCTGTAACAGTCATGGAATCTTGACGGAGGTTGACAAGATCACGCTTGAGACGATACAACCGTGGATGATTGCTTTGAGAGAATTGGTGGTCTAAGTCTTTCCAAACTTCAAAAGGATTTTGACAGTAGATCAAACTTTGCCTTAGGGATTTGTCGATGGAATTGAGTAACCAAGAAAGGACCATGTCACAGCACCTCTCCCACAGTGTAGCTATGGACACATCTGCAGGTTTTGTTAAAGTGCcatcaacaaaaacaaatttatttttggcattgagAGCCATACGCATGGAACGTCGCCATGATGGGTAATTATCACCGGTGAGGAGTTCTGGAACCAGGGTTGCTCCAGGGTTGTCGGCAGCAGTGAGGAAATATGGGGATGTGAGGTCACTAATGAGTTGCGATGGAGTTTGGGTGGATGATGCAGCCATGGTGTTTGTGGAAATGTTTCAGAGATCCCAAAGAAAGAATTGCTCTGATGCCATGATAAGAAACGTAAAGACGGAGAGGAAATATGCACTTGGctgtaaaatgattttattgatcTTGTCTGCAATTACATAATATGTACACTATTTGTAAAAGGGAAAATGATGCTACAAATGGAAGGTAAAGCTACAAAATGCAATGTTGCTTGATTTATGCAATTGGTTTGATTTCTGCAATATCTTCATAATGTCAATAGCTTGATTTCTGCAATTATCTTCATAACGTCaatagatagtgagatgagatggttttagacaaaagttgaataaaatattgatagaatattattttttaatattattattttgaaatttaaaaaaattgaattattcattatattttgtgtgaaaatttgaaaaaaaatttcccaTCCAAACGTCggttaatttgtaaaatttcaaCACACAAAAGATGTGAAAATTTGACAACCCACGCATAATCCGTAGAGCAATTTATTATTCTGCAAGCGTTTCAGCCAATTCAgaaagaaaattacattattaaaaaGTACAATATTCATTGAGAAGAGCTATATGCTCAATTTATTGATCTTAGACCACCCAGTTTGATAGGGACTGGTACTTCGTAATGCGAAAATCTTCATTTCTATTTCTTGAGGAAATTCTTGAACCAAAATGCTGAAAGTTTAGGATATCTTTTCAATCCGTTCTCATAGTCGATAAAGTGGATGCCAAATCGAATCGTATAACCAGAAAACCATTCAAAATCGTCCAAGAATGTCCAAGCAAAGTATCCCCTTACTTTCACGCCCTCCCtattccaaggaaaaaaaaatgaattaaaggtCATAGATcatacatagagagagagagacagagagagagagagttgtatgAATTAAGCACTTACCCAATAGCCTTATGAACCTGCACAAGGTGCTTATAATGATACTCAATTCTGGGGGTGTCCATAAGAGCTTCCTCTAGAGGTATTGAGGCATTATTGACCTCATCGGTTCCTAATAAAAGATTACAGTTTAGcttaattagataattaaatGGGACATACAAGAATTCACCATCGACTTTATGCAAcaataattgaaaaaggttgagaAAATTACCATTCTCAGTGATGTAAATTTCTGGATCACCGTACTTGGTTTTTGTGTAGACAAGAAGACCGTAAATTCCTTCAGGATAGACATAGAGCCAACTTGAACCAGCCTgagatttatagaaaataactgATCACTACATAAAAATTTGCCCAAGACTGTTTTCGTTTGTCATCATGTACTGTTGGTACAGATGACAACGTTTGTGAGATCCAATATCATCCATTTGGAATCTTatacaatgaaaaatatatatttacttataatTCATATACCTGTGGACCAATGAGGACCCCGTCGCGCGAACCTGCCATGCACAGCCAATCAAAAAAAGATGTAGTTAATATTCGATACATGATAAGATATACATATCGATcaatgctagctagcttttcGAGTGTTGAATTCGTATGTACCTGTTTTTTCAACCCGAGGATCTGTTAAGTAGCTTTTGTTCAGAGAGTTATCTTCAGGTTTATCAGCAACATAATTGGTAGTATAGTAGTTTAATCCGATAAAGTCGTATGATCCGATCAACAGCTCCGATTCATTTACGCTGAATCTGGGTAATCGCTTTTCACCTACAAGCGTACGCATGCTGAGGGGATAGCGACCCTTTGTTAAGGGTTCCATGTACCtgcaacaaaatataaaaccatCCACAAATTGAGATCAGGATATGAATTGCGATGTAATCgtcctataatttaaaaacaaaaacaggtgTGAACAgggaaaaaaactaattaaagaaATACATACCATCCGAACCTAAAATCAACGTCACGTAACGCGGCAGCACGGTCTTTCTCCGATTGAGAATATGGCACCACCCAATCGCAATCAAGTGTTATCCCTATAACACCTTTTTGCTCTGCCTGAACATAGTGAACGTGATTTGGTTAATCAAGCCATGGCTATTGATCTAGTTTAAGTCAACACAAAAGTCCGTACGACGAAGGCATATATGAtattttgttggtgtaaactTCAACTTTggtaaatataaaatagtattgGAACCTGATATTTGGTCTTATACAAGTTTGCGGTAGCTGAATGAGCAAGAAGCAGATTGTGGGTGACGGTATATGG contains:
- the LOC108999621 gene encoding beta-glucosidase 12-like isoform X2, with protein sequence MAMKGCILIGLLVLVSSFANTINAEAITTSYGISTLNRTSFPEGFTFGAGSSDYQYEGATPLEDGKGESMWDYYVHKYPEKILDGSNGDVADDQYNRFKEDFVLLKDMNADAYRFSIAWTRLIPTGKISDGVNQKGIDHYNEVINDLLAKGLTPYVTLFHWHVPMALDDEYGGFLSQSIVEDFKDFAELCFKEFGDRVKHWTTLNEPHMFTNGGYAAGVLAPFRCSSWQNLNCTGGDSATEPYTVTHNLLLAHSATANLYKTKYQAEQKGVIGITLDCDWVVPYSQSEKDRAAALRDVDFRFGWYMEPLTKGRYPLSMRTLVGEKRLPRFSVNESELLIGSYDFIGLNYYTTNYVADKPEDNSLNKSYLTDPRVEKTGSRDGVLIGPQAGSSWLYVYPEGIYGLLVYTKTKYGDPEIYITENGTDEVNNASIPLEEALMDTPRIEYHYKHLVQVHKAIGEGVKVRGYFAWTFLDDFEWFSGYTIRFGIHFIDYENGLKRYPKLSAFWFKNFLKK
- the LOC108999621 gene encoding beta-glucosidase 12-like isoform X1, translated to MAMKGCILIGLLVLVSSFANTINAEAITTSYGISTLNRTSFPEGFTFGAGSSDYQYEGATPLEDGKGESMWDYYVHKYPEKILDGSNGDVADDQYNRFKEDFVLLKDMNADAYRFSIAWTRLIPTGKISDGVNQKGIDHYNEVINDLLAKGLTPYVTLFHWHVPMALDDEYGGFLSQSIVEDFKDFAELCFKEFGDRVKHWTTLNEPHMFTNGGYAAGVLAPFRCSSWQNLNCTGGDSATEPYTVTHNLLLAHSATANLYKTKYQAEQKGVIGITLDCDWVVPYSQSEKDRAAALRDVDFRFGWYMEPLTKGRYPLSMRTLVGEKRLPRFSVNESELLIGSYDFIGLNYYTTNYVADKPEDNSLNKSYLTDPRVEKTGSRDGVLIGPQAGSSWLYVYPEGIYGLLVYTKTKYGDPEIYITENGNFLNLFQLLLHKVDGEFLYVPFNYLIKLNCNLLLGTDEVNNASIPLEEALMDTPRIEYHYKHLVQVHKAIGEGVKVRGYFAWTFLDDFEWFSGYTIRFGIHFIDYENGLKRYPKLSAFWFKNFLKK